TCTGCCAAATCGCGCATCTCGACCGGCGTGTCGTGTTTTTTCAGGTATCGGAGTGCGTGTCGCCGACGTTGCGTCTGGAGGATGTGGAAGATTTTGTCCTTCGTCAGCGTGACCGGTTCATCCTCGTTCGGCAACGACGGGGCTTCAGAGAGAGTTTGCGTCGTAGCGCTCATGGTTCTTCGATGGATTGCATACGGCGACACATCATAAATCAGACCGACTCTCTCGCTTTCTTGCGAGCCGTTGCATTCCGTTCACGTCTTGCGATTGTACGGTTTGAACAGAGTGAACTGAGCACGAATTTATGTTTCTTCGGAGAGTATTCACTAGATTCGAAAAGTGTGTGGGAGTGTCTATCTTTTTGCCACTGACTGAAAAATAGTCAGTGCCATGAACGATACGATTACTACCCCCGTCGTTTCCGTCGGTGACAGCATACCCAACGGGCCAAAATTGAAGACGCTACCACCGAATAAGAGCGTCGAGAGTACCGAGAGCGCCAGATAGTAGTGTGCGTATCGCGGTTGTGTCATCCGATGTTTGCTTTGACTCCCTTATAGAGGTTCAACAGCAGTCCCGGAAGCTGTCGTGGTTCCGGCCGACGCGACTGACGGAGGTATCGAAATCCCGTCCGGAACTGACCCTCGTCCAAATAGTGGCGGGCGAGAATGTAATGATGTGCACCGGTCACGTCGATTCCCTGCTGCTCGAGCCGTTCGACTTCCTCGGAGAACGTCCGACGGAAGTGTTCGTCCGCTTTGGCGACCGAATCGGCCGGTGGCGACCCTGTTTCGTACCGGAGCAGCAGGGTCTCGTTCACACAGGCGAGCTTTCCGTGTTTGAGGACGCGGATGAGGAACTCCGGGTCCTGGAACCGGGAGAACGACTCATCGAACCCGTCGATTTCGCGGACGATATCGCTCTCGACGATGAGCGTCGAGCCCGCGCTCGTATGGAGGTCGTCGCTCAACGTCGGCCCGATGAGTTCCTTCCCACCTTCCGCACCCTCGGTCTTGTTCCGGCGTGAGATGAGTTGTGTCACGGCCTTCACCAACGGATTCTGCCCGTCGGGGTGGACGGTTTCCGCCTTGCAGTACGCGGCGACCCACTCGTCGGACCGCAGTTCGAGCGTGAGGACCTGCTTTTCGAGCTTCGTGGGAAGCCACACGTCGTCCGAGTCGAGAAACGCCATGTACTCTCCTTCCGCCCGTTCGATGCCGGTGTTTCGTGCGGCGCTCGCGCCCTGATTTTCTTCGTGTTGGACGAACTGGATTCGGTCGTCATCGTAGGATGCAACGACCTCTTCGGTGTCGTCCTGCGAGGCGTCGTCCACGATGATAAGTTCCAAGTCCTCCAGCGTCTGTGAGAGGACGCTCTCGATGGTTCGAGGGATGGCGTCCGCGCGGTTGTACGTCGGCACGATGACGCTAACAGTCGGTGCCATTTGTTGCTCAATCGTGTGCGTTCTCCGTGCTTTATTATCGACTTGCTAATCGTGGAGGGCCACCGCGAGCAGGACGATTGCAACCAACAACAGCACCAGAGACGCCAGCGAGAGGCTCGACGGGCCGACGCCGCCCGAGAACGTCGCCGCCTCGACGGCGACGAGTGCGACCACACCGGTTCCCGCGACGTGAACGAGTTCGATTTCGTGCGTGTCCTGACCGCGACCGAGGTGTTCGCCGACGTTGATGGCGTGCTCGCCAGCATCCCACGCGACGACCGTCGCGGCACCGGCCAACAGGAGCGTCCCGAGCGTGACCGCGTTGAAGATACCGGATGCCAGCACGCCGATGAAGACGAGCGCGGTACCCACCTTAACGAGTGCTCGGGACCCCGTTCCGCGCGCCGGGACGAGCGCGAGCGCGAGAACGATGACGCCGATCAACCCGGGAATTAGCCGAATGTATCCGCTTAGTTTGGTAATCGCGGAGAACGCGACGCCGAGCGACCCGGCGAACCCGGCGACACCGACGAATCCGACCACCGAACCGGAGACGAGCCAGTCGCGTCGCCACAGACCGACACCGGCGGCGAACGCCGCCACGCCGAGCAGTTCCAACGCGAGCGACAGCGACGACGCGCCGAGTTTCCACAGCGCGAACAGTGCGATACAGACCGCGAGTCCGCTCGCGACGCGCGTCGGCCGTTGCGTGGCGGTCGTCGTTCTCGTCGCCCCCGCGCTCATGCTCGAACCCTCCTCGGTCGGTCCAGTAACGCCGCGGCGAGCGGCGTCTCCGGGTCCCACTCGACGACCGGAATGTCCGCCTTTCGGAGCTCACTGAGGCGGTTTTCGCGTTCGACGCCCGCGAGACGCTGCCCGACGCTCTCGTCGGCGGTGACGTCGGGACTGATGACGCTTATCCGGTGGCCGTACGCGTCGAGGCGGCGCGCCGTCTCGACGATGGTTTGGTCGGAGAGCGGCGAGAGCAACACCACCTGTGCCGCGCTGGGAAGGCGCGTTCGAAGCTGTTCGACCTGTTCCTCGTGGTCTGCCTCCTCCGTCGGCGGGAGCGATGCGAACGCCGTGTGTGTCGCCAGCAGTCGCTGGGCATTGGCCCGGTGTGACCGCCCCGCGCCGGGTTCCAACCAGCACTGTTCGCGCCCGAACGCCGCGAGGCCGACGAGATTTCGGTCGCGGTGAAGCGACGCGAGCAACTGCTCGGCCGCGGAGACGCTGTAGGCGACGGCGTGAGGTTCGTCCGTCGTCGATCGGTAGGCGACCCGCCGCGCATCGACGAGGACGACGACCGTCGCGGCGTTTTCCTCGCGGTATTCGACGGTCGTCAGGGAGCCGGTTCGGGCGTAGCGGTTCCAGTCGATGCGGTGCATCGCGTCGCCAGCACGGTACTCCCGAGTCCGGTGGAATTCGATGCCGCTCCCGCCTTTCTGGGCGACGATACGGCCCACTTGGTCGAGCGTTTTGTCTCGGAGCGGTCCCTCGGCTCCGGTCGCGGTGCAGTCGAGTTCCGTATCCGCGGCCACGGTGGTCTCGACTTCCCGCGCGCCGCTCAAATCGCGGGCGACGACGGTTGCGGGTTCGAACGGGTGTTTGCCGTGTTTGGCCTGTATTCGGTAGGAAAAACGCACCGAGCGGCCGGGCCAAAAGACAGCACCGTTTCGCGGGGACCCGCCGGAAACGGAGAGCAGCGCGGGCACGCCGTCCACGATTCGGACGTCGGGGAGGAACCCGCCCTCGTTCGTCACCGTGACCGTGACCGTCACTTCGTCGCCGGGTCGCGGCGTGCTGTTGCTCAGCCGCCGTTCGAGTCGGAGCTTCGGCTCCGGGTCGGCAACCACACGCGGATAGGCGGCAAAGACGACGCCGACGACGGCGAGCAGGAGCATCGACGGTCTATCGACCGCCAGACCGACCGCGCCCGCGGCGAGCGAAAGCGCGATGACCCCCCGCCATCGGTGCGTTTCGGTCACAGCTCTTCACCCCTGTCGGCGATTTCCGCAGCGGTTCGGTGGGCGCAGTGTTGGTGCCACGTCCGGCCGGTAAGCAGGGACGAGACGCGGCGGCCCGCGCTCGAATTGGACACGTCGGAGCTGCTGAGATACGCGGCGGCGGTCGAGTCGTCGGTCCACTTCCCCGTTTCGACGAGGCGTTTCGCCTCGTTCCGGGAGCAGTTCTCGGCGCGCATGACCGTTTCCACCGCCGCCGTTCGAAGGCGCTCCTCGACGGCGTGCCGTCGCTTTCGACCGACGACCGGAAGCCGATAGCGCCACGACCCGACGGTTTCGTCGAAATCGTGTCCGGCGGGCGGAACGGTGACGGGGCGCTCCGGTGCGGGCATGTCGGCTTGAACGAGGTTACCGTCCCTCCCCGACGTGAGGACCGGTATCGCCACGAGGAGGCCGACCCCGCCGATGGCGACGACGAGCAGGTAGTCGTTGCCGAGCGCGGTGACGAGCGAGCGAACCGGCACCGCGTTCGCCCCGCCAGCGACCGCGAGGACGAGCGCGACGGTGCCAGCGAGCCCGAGCGTGACGCGACGACCCTTCATGTTTCACCCCCGAGTCTATCGCTACCGTGACGGATTCGGTCGAGTCGGTCGTCGGTGATCGGTTCGCCACCGTAGCGGACCTCCTCGAACGTCCGCGTCAGCGTTCGAACGGCGTCCTCGTCGCCACCGGCATCTATCGCCTCCCGCGCACACTCCCCCGGAGTCTTAGTGTGCGGACGGTCCACCCCGAACCGTTCGACCATCGACCACCACGCCCGTTCGATTTCGTTCGACGGGTCGGGAGTCGGCGCTGGTGGCGACGCCGGGCCGTTACTGGACGTCGTTTCTGTCGCCGAATCGTCGAACAAGTGGTCGCGGAACCGGACGCCGACCGCGACACCCCCGACGAGCACGGCGACCGGAACGACCCAAACGAGGACGCGCATGAGCTTTCGGAGCAGTGCGAGGAGGTCTTCGAGGAAGTCGAACTGCTTCCACGAGGCCTTCGACTTCGACTGCTGTTTCTGCGTGTTCGTGTTGGATTGCTTTTGCTGCTGTTGGCTCGCCTGTCGGTTCGTCTGCTCCTTTTTCGACTGCGATGACGCCGGTGACCCCTTCGACTGCGCTTCCCGCTTCAACTCGCCCGCGTCGTTCGGGTTGATGGGAAGCGACTTGTAGTTGATATCGATAACGTCGTCGGGTTTGGTGTGGACCGATGTACCGAGCGTCGAAGCGGAGGTCCCGATAGCGAAGATACAGCACAGCGCGATACCCGCCGCGAGGAGCCTATCCGTATTCATACCGAACCCCTCCACACGCTCGATGAGCCAGTTCCACCGGTAACATGAATAGAGTATCACGTCTTTGCGGGTTAATTATAGACCTCGTAAACACTCAGTAGGGGGACCAGAACGACCGACAAGGGATGGTTCCGGTCTGTTGCAACTCGGTGTTTTCGGAGTAACACCTCCGCGCTTAGTCACCCGATAATAAACATCGACGGATGCCTTTCACCACGTATGTCGAGCGACACGCGTGCGCAAGCCGTCGAACCGCCGGATTCCGGGGATGTTCCCAGGAATCACGACTTGGATGCTCTGGCGGACAAGAACTTGCTCATCGTCTCACACAGCTACAACCACTTCGTCAAGGGCCAGGTCGACGTCCTCGCCGACTACTTCTCGGAGGTGTACGTCCTCGTCCGCTACAACCGGTTCGCCGACATCTCCCGCTATCTGCCGGTCGATTACGCCAAGCCGTTCAGCAAGGATGCGAAGATAAACGAAGAAGACAAACCGGACAACGTTACCGTCATCAGCACGCCGCTGCTCTATCTCCCGCTCGACCTCCACCGTCGGTTCCTCGGCGACCAGCACGCTCGAAAGGTGAAGAAACTCCTCGACGACGTGCCCGTCGAATTCGACGTGATTCACGCCCACCTGACGTGGACCGCCGGATACGTCGCACGCGTCCTCCAGCGCGACCTCGGGATTCCGTTCGTCCTCACGGTCCACGAGAATCACGACCTGTTCATGGACCAACTCGAATCCTCGAACGACAAAATCGACCGAACGTGGGCCGCCGCCGACGCCATCGTTCGCGTCAATCGGCAGGACCAAGACACGCTTCGGCGGTTCAACGACGACGTGTTCTACATCCCGAACGGGTTCAGTCAGGACCGCCTTCGGCGCGTTCCACAGGCTGATGCGAAGAAGAAACTCGGCATCGCGGACGACACGAACCTGCTCTTCGCGCTGGGACATCTCAAGGAACGCAAGGGGTTCCACCACCTCATCGACGTGATGCCTGAGATTATCGAACGGGAGGGCGACGTCGTTTGCGCCATCGGCGGTCACGGCGGAATGCGCTCGGAACTCGAAGAGCAGATAGAGGAGTTGGGATTGGAGAACGACGTTCGGCTGCTGGGGTACGTCTCGAACGACGACCTCCGGTACTGGATGAGCGCCTGTGACGCGTTCGTGCTTCCGAGTTACAGCGAAAGCTTCGGCCTCGTGCAGTTGGAAGCCATGGCGTGCGGGTCGCCCGTCGTCTCCACGATAAACGGCGGGAGCGAAGAGGTCGTCACCTCCGAGGACCACGGTTTCCTCGTCGATAGCCCGGAGGACCACGACGCGCTTTCGGACGCCGTGGTGCGTGCCCTCCGAAAGGACTGGAACCGCGACGGAATCGAAGCGCACGCCGAACAGTTCACGTGGGAACGCGTCTGCGTGGATATCGCACACCTTCACGCGGACGTGTTGAATTTGTAGTACTGTTTACTTTAGAGCACTATCCTGTTCGGATACGGAATCGTTCCGTGACCGAACCGCGGTCTCTCCGTCCTTTTTCCGTCTCCCAGTTCGTGACATGAGTTGTCACACGTCGCTTACTTAAAGAATGGAACTACTAAGCCACAGACTTTGGCCGAAAGATACTAGTGGATATTATTGTTGACCGTCAGGGCTGCCAACGTACCGGGAATCCGGTAAATCGGGGTTGTGTTCCTCTCTCACGACGGTTGTCAGGAAACTCTGGGATTCAGAATGACTCATCAAAGCGACACACACGACACTAACGATTCGAAATCATCCATCGGAGCGACGCGCCGAACGTTCTTGAAAGGGGTAACCGCCGCGGGAGTATGTGCCATAGGGACGCAAACGATGTCCGGGACGGCGAGCGCCGAAATTCCGTACGCGAGCGACTACGGGACGGTCGTCAACTTGGTCGACGACGCGGGTGCGGACCCGAACGAGGGCGATTCCATCACGCCGCTGCTTCGAGAGTACGCCGACGATGACACGCTTCTGTATCTTCCCGGTGGCCGGTACTACATGGACGAACAGTTCCGCTTCACCGGCTTCAACAACTTCGGCATCATCGGCGAGGACGACACGACCATCGTTCCGGCCGACTACTACGATTTCGACGACGGCGGCGACTGGAACTACCGCCTCTTCCGTCTCGGCATCGCCTACAGCCCGGGTCGTGACCTCCGATTCCAGAACATCACCGTGGACCAAACGGCGGACGACACCGGGGTCCGCGTCATCGAAACCGCGATGGACGACGGTCTCATCGTCCGGGACGTTACCATCAACGGCCAGCACGACAGCGGGACGTGGGGTCCGGGGCGGTTCGTCATCACCGATTCCAGCGGCGAGGGACTCGTCGATAACTTCAGCGCGGCGGACGGCGGCGCGTGGAGCGGAAATACGCCGGCCGACCAACTGTGGCGCGGTCCGACGGGTATCATCTGCAACCGCTACAACAAGGGGAGCATCACGTTCAAGGACTGCGAATTGGGTCGGTTCCCGGACAACGGTCTCTACGCCGCCAACGGGTCGGGTCAGATAATCGTTGACGGCGGCTACTACGAGAACAGCCAAACGGCGAGCATCCGAATCGGCGGGCGCGATAGCATCGTTAAGAACGCGACCATCTCGGTAAACGAGAGCAGCGGCCACGGTAACCAACACGCCATTCGCGCGGAGAACGCGGGATACATGCGGATTATCGACTGTGACGTCGAAGTTACGGACCCGAACGGCGACGCCATCAAGTCGAAGAACGTCGGATTGCTGTACGTCGACGGCCTAAACGTCAAAACGTCGGGGAACGACGTCTGTCACGCGCTCCGATTGCAGGACGACACGCGCCAATCGCGTATCAAGAACTCCACGTTCACCCACGAAGCGTCCGGCGGCTTCTCGCTCTGGATTCAGGACGGCGAGGACCCGGTACACGTCGAGGACAGCCGTTTCGTCGGAAACGGCGGCGACGAAAGTGCGCGGGCGGCCGTCCGATGCGACCGGGACGAGTGTAACTTCCGGGACCTCTACGTCAAGCAGTTGGGTTCGTCCCGCCGTCGAGCGTTGGTCAACACCGGGGAAGACAACTTGGTCTACAAAGGGGAGTTCCGTTCCAAGGAGTACCCCATCATCGACCACGGCGTCAGCTCGTGGATAGAAGGGGTTTATGCGAACTCGGAGCGCGACCTTCCGGGACTTCGACTGACCGAATCGGCGAGCGATACGTACGTCAAAAAGAGCCACATCGTGGACGGAATCCGCGACGATAGCAACGAGGTAAGCGGCTGGGGGAACGACTTTAGCGCCTGATTCGGCCGGGAGCGGGCTTAAGGGACGGATAATAATATAGACACGAATCCTGTGCTCCGGTACATGAACATCACGGAGACGATTCGGCGTGTCCGACGTGGCATCAAGGAGCCACATCTCGTTACTCGGGAGCTGAATAAGCACTACTATAAGCGTAAAGAGCCGAGTCCCGACGCCGTCGAATTTTTCGACGAGGACTGGGACAACCTCATTATTCTCGACGCCTGCCGCTACGATACCTTCAAAAAGTGCAACACGCTTCCCGGAGAGCTTCAGTCACGGCAAACCAAATCGAGTTCGACGCCGGACTTTCTCGCCACGTATTTCGACGGTGCCGACCTCCGCGATACCGTCTACGTGACCGCGAATCCCCAGCTCTACCGGAAGCGCGACCGGATAGACGTACAACTCCACGACGTCATCAACATCTGGCAGGACGAGGGCTGGGACGACGAGTTCCGAACCGTCCGCCCCGAAACGGTCGTCGATGTCGCGAAGGACGCCGCCGAGCAGTACCCGGACAAGCGATTGGTCGTCCATTTCATCCAACCCCACTATCCGTTCATCGGACCGACGGGGAAAGAACACCTCGACCTCGACTCGCTCGACTTCTGGAACCGCGTGATGGCCGGGGAAGTGGACGTTCCGGTCAGCGTCCTCTACAAGGCCTACGAGGAGAACGTCGAGATGGTGCTCCCCCACGTCGAGGAACTGCTCTCGACGCTCCAGGGCAAGAGCGTCGTGACGGCGGACCACGGCGAAGCGTTCGGCGAACGCGCGCGGCCGATTCCGATGGCGGAGTACGGCCACCCGAACGGCATCTACATCCCGCAACTGACGACGGTCCCGTGGCTCGTCCACCAGAACGGTGCACGGCGGAGCATCACCGAGGGTGACGAGGGAGAACACATGGAGGAGGACGTGTCGGTCGACGTCGAGCAGCGATTACAGGACCTCGGATACGCGTAAAACCGTCTCTATCCGATTCATAATAAAGTCCCTTTAGAAACACTGTGATGATAGATACTGGAATGACGAGCACTGCATCGAGGGGGCGTACGTGCAACGGAGCATTCTGAGCGGCGTCCTTTCGGTCGCCGGGACGAAAGTCCTCACACTCGTCATCGGTATCATGACGACGCCGATACTGTATCGGTTACTCGGACCGACCGGCATCGGCGTCTACACTACCGTTCTGTCGGTGTTCTCCCTGTTCATGATACTCGTCAGCTCCGGCATCTCGGACGGCGTTCGGAAGTTCATCGCCGAGGAGCACGAGATGGACTGTTGGGAGGAGTACGTCGTCGGGTTTTACTTCCGACTCGCGCTCGTGCTCGCAGTCGCGGGAGCGATACTGCTCGCGCTTGCGACGTGGACCGGGGTCGTCGCGTGGATTTTCGGCCCGGAGTACGAGTTGTACTTCTACCTCCTCACGGTGATGACGATAGCGAGTCAGTTCCAAGCGTACGCCCGTCGGACGCTGATGGGGTTCGGTTTGGAGCGATACTCGGAACCCCTGAAGGTCGTCCAGCGAGTGACGTTCATCGTCGTCGCCCTGCCGCTGGTCTACTACATGCGAAACCGAGGAATGCTCGAAATCGCGGTTCTCGGCGCGTTAGCCGGGAAAATAGCCGCGGCGACCATGGTGGCGGTCATCGGGTTCGCGCTCATCATAAAGCGGACGTCGCTCCGTAGTTTCCTTCGGTCGACGCCGGAGGACTTCCCGCGGCGCCGGATGCTCGCGTTCAACTCGCTGTCCATCGTGCTCATCCTGCTCCTCATGTCGCTGTACCACGTCGACATCCTGATGCTCCAGCTGATGTCGGGGAGCAACGAACAGGTCGGATACTACCGCGCGGCGCTAAAACTCGCGGAGTTCCTGTGGTTCATTCCGATGGCGCTCCAGACGGTGTTCGTCCACTCCACGTCCGAACTGTGGTCGAACGGGAAGACCGAACGCATTTCGAAGTTGTCGGCGCGGACGACCCGCTACACGTTCCTCCTGACCGGCGTGATGGGGCTGGGTCTGGCGGCGCTCGCGAACATCGCCGTCCCGGTCTACTTCAGTGCGAAGTACCTGCCCGCGGTGACGCCACTGCTCTTGCTGTTGCCGGGGTCGCTCGGGTTCGCGGTCGCCCGACCCATCCTCGCCATCTCGCAAGGGAAGGGCGACCTGAAATACCCGATTATCGCCACGGGGACGGCGGCGGGCATAAACTTCGTCCTGAATTTCCTGCTCATTCCACGGTACGGGATGCAGGGAGCAGCCGTTTCGACGAGTATCGGCTACGGTTCGATGTTCGTCTTCCACCTCTGGAGCGCCCGAAAGGTCGGCTTCGACCCCCTATCGGACGCCCGCCTGGGACGGATTTTGGGGACGACGATACTGTCGGCACCCCCCATCTTCGTTCTCGCGCGAGTACTCGACGTTCGCCCCCTCATCGCGGGGTTCCACGTCCCGTTGGCCCTCGCCCTCGTCCCACCGCTCGGACTGGGCGTCTTCACGTTCTTCGCGTTCGCGACGGGAGCCCTCGGTTTCGGAGAGGTCTTCGATACGCTCTCGTCGTTCCCCGAACCGCTCGGCTCGCGGGCCGAAACACTACAGACCAAAGTGAGAGAAAACACAATGTCATCCGACTCGATACAGAAGCTGATGGTCGTCACCGGCATTCTGCTGTTCGTCTCGGGGATCGGGTACGCGTTCCTCGACCCCGGAATCGGCGGAATCGGCGGAGTCGGCGGTGCGAACCAAGGATCGTCCATAAATAACACGCAAACGGTCGCGGGAACGACGGTGGCCGAGACGACGCACGGTACGACGCCGACGAAATCGACGACGCAAGCGAAATCCACCACGGAGAAGACGAGTACGTCGCCGTCAACGACGACAACGGATACGAATCCGCCACCATCCACGACGTCCGATACGAATCCACCGCCGTCCACCACGACGGATACGAATCCGCCACCGTCCACGACGACGACCACATCGCCGCCCACGACCACGACTACGAGCGGTACGACCACCACCACGACACCACCGACGACCACGACTACCACCAGCACGACAACGACGACCACGACCACAACCACGACACCGCCATCGACAACCACGACTACCCCCGGTACGACGACAACGACGAGTGGCGCGAGTACGACGTCACAGTCGTCCACGACGACCACGGGGTCGACGGCGGGCACCACATCGTCACCGACGGACACAACGTCATCGACGACGAGTAGCGGTTCCACGTCGAATACGACGACGAATTCGTCGTCGTGGTTGTGAGCGACGATACGAACGACGACTTCAACCAGAACGCGGACTGAACCGCGGGAACGGTAGTTCTGGATGAGCACTGAACGGGGGCGAAAGGGGACCGACGGTGCTGTTTTTGCTTTCGGACTGAACGAGACAGCCTGACCGCCGTACTCGATCGGTTCGAGAGCCGAGAGACGCGAGCGAGACAGGCATTTAGCTCCGAGCGAGGAGCATGGGCGTCCAAGCGGCGCGGTCGTCGCGGGCGATGTGCGCGACGTGGACGGAACGGGAACGGACGAGCGACGGAGAGACGCGTCTCACGGATGCGTCACGCACGACGGCGAGATGAAAAGCGAACGACCGTCGGTTCAGCGGGTCGAAACGCGGGCGGGGAAATTCCGGCCCGCGGCTAAAAGAGACGCACGATAGCCGTGCGGGGACGGGCGGAGAAAGCGAATGACAGGCGTCGAAGGGGCTTAGATGAGCATTCCCTTCTCTTCCAGATCCGAGATGGTGACCACTTCGACGTTCTTGTTTTTGATGTACTTCAGGATGTTCTCGAACCGCTTCTCGGGAACGCCGTTTTCCCCGCCGATCTTGTGGAACAGGAGCGGCGAGAGCTGTTTGTACTTGGCGGCGTGGTCGATCTTCTGTTTGACGTTCTTGAGGTCACCCTGACCGTACATCCGCGAGATGATGGTGTTCTTCTGAATCGCCGGGAGCGCGTTCGGCGACGCGCCGAACGAGAGCGTCAGGTCGAAGTGCTTCTGCGCGAGGTCGAACGTGTTCGGCCCGACGACGTTCTTCGGGACGGCCATGTACTTGTGACCGTCGTAGCCGTACTTCTTGAGCCACTGCTGGCACTCCTTCATGAGCTTCTCCTGCTCTTTTTTCGGCCGCTTGTCCATCGGCGTCGCCTGCGTGTTGGGATGGCAGATCATGTCCCAACCGTCGTTTACCATCTCGTTCATCTGGGTCCGGTTGAGGAACCCGTCGTCGAAGACGGCATCCGAGATGATGGCGTCGACGCCGGAGAAGCCGTACTTTTTCATGGTTTTGTACGCCTTCGTGTACTGCGATTCGAGACCGTCGTCGAACGTGAGCATCACCATCCCCTTGTCGGGGGCGGGGACGGTTTTCAGGTCGTCCACGTAGAACTCGATGGGTTTCTGGGTGTTGGGGTCCGTCGACCGACCGATGATGCGGAGTTCGTAAACCTTCGAGAGGTCGATCTTCTTC
This is a stretch of genomic DNA from Haladaptatus paucihalophilus DX253. It encodes these proteins:
- a CDS encoding DUF4129 domain-containing protein, encoding MNTDRLLAAGIALCCIFAIGTSASTLGTSVHTKPDDVIDINYKSLPINPNDAGELKREAQSKGSPASSQSKKEQTNRQASQQQQKQSNTNTQKQQSKSKASWKQFDFLEDLLALLRKLMRVLVWVVPVAVLVGGVAVGVRFRDHLFDDSATETTSSNGPASPPAPTPDPSNEIERAWWSMVERFGVDRPHTKTPGECAREAIDAGGDEDAVRTLTRTFEEVRYGGEPITDDRLDRIRHGSDRLGGET
- a CDS encoding glycosyltransferase; translation: MSSDTRAQAVEPPDSGDVPRNHDLDALADKNLLIVSHSYNHFVKGQVDVLADYFSEVYVLVRYNRFADISRYLPVDYAKPFSKDAKINEEDKPDNVTVISTPLLYLPLDLHRRFLGDQHARKVKKLLDDVPVEFDVIHAHLTWTAGYVARVLQRDLGIPFVLTVHENHDLFMDQLESSNDKIDRTWAAADAIVRVNRQDQDTLRRFNDDVFYIPNGFSQDRLRRVPQADAKKKLGIADDTNLLFALGHLKERKGFHHLIDVMPEIIEREGDVVCAIGGHGGMRSELEEQIEELGLENDVRLLGYVSNDDLRYWMSACDAFVLPSYSESFGLVQLEAMACGSPVVSTINGGSEEVVTSEDHGFLVDSPEDHDALSDAVVRALRKDWNRDGIEAHAEQFTWERVCVDIAHLHADVLNL
- a CDS encoding glycosyltransferase family 2 protein → MAPTVSVIVPTYNRADAIPRTIESVLSQTLEDLELIIVDDASQDDTEEVVASYDDDRIQFVQHEENQGASAARNTGIERAEGEYMAFLDSDDVWLPTKLEKQVLTLELRSDEWVAAYCKAETVHPDGQNPLVKAVTQLISRRNKTEGAEGGKELIGPTLSDDLHTSAGSTLIVESDIVREIDGFDESFSRFQDPEFLIRVLKHGKLACVNETLLLRYETGSPPADSVAKADEHFRRTFSEEVERLEQQGIDVTGAHHYILARHYLDEGQFRTGFRYLRQSRRPEPRQLPGLLLNLYKGVKANIG
- a CDS encoding twin-arginine translocation signal domain-containing protein, which gives rise to MTHQSDTHDTNDSKSSIGATRRTFLKGVTAAGVCAIGTQTMSGTASAEIPYASDYGTVVNLVDDAGADPNEGDSITPLLREYADDDTLLYLPGGRYYMDEQFRFTGFNNFGIIGEDDTTIVPADYYDFDDGGDWNYRLFRLGIAYSPGRDLRFQNITVDQTADDTGVRVIETAMDDGLIVRDVTINGQHDSGTWGPGRFVITDSSGEGLVDNFSAADGGAWSGNTPADQLWRGPTGIICNRYNKGSITFKDCELGRFPDNGLYAANGSGQIIVDGGYYENSQTASIRIGGRDSIVKNATISVNESSGHGNQHAIRAENAGYMRIIDCDVEVTDPNGDAIKSKNVGLLYVDGLNVKTSGNDVCHALRLQDDTRQSRIKNSTFTHEASGGFSLWIQDGEDPVHVEDSRFVGNGGDESARAAVRCDRDECNFRDLYVKQLGSSRRRALVNTGEDNLVYKGEFRSKEYPIIDHGVSSWIEGVYANSERDLPGLRLTESASDTYVKKSHIVDGIRDDSNEVSGWGNDFSA
- a CDS encoding alkaline phosphatase family protein; protein product: MNITETIRRVRRGIKEPHLVTRELNKHYYKRKEPSPDAVEFFDEDWDNLIILDACRYDTFKKCNTLPGELQSRQTKSSSTPDFLATYFDGADLRDTVYVTANPQLYRKRDRIDVQLHDVINIWQDEGWDDEFRTVRPETVVDVAKDAAEQYPDKRLVVHFIQPHYPFIGPTGKEHLDLDSLDFWNRVMAGEVDVPVSVLYKAYEENVEMVLPHVEELLSTLQGKSVVTADHGEAFGERARPIPMAEYGHPNGIYIPQLTTVPWLVHQNGARRSITEGDEGEHMEEDVSVDVEQRLQDLGYA
- a CDS encoding DUF58 domain-containing protein, which codes for MTETHRWRGVIALSLAAGAVGLAVDRPSMLLLAVVGVVFAAYPRVVADPEPKLRLERRLSNSTPRPGDEVTVTVTVTNEGGFLPDVRIVDGVPALLSVSGGSPRNGAVFWPGRSVRFSYRIQAKHGKHPFEPATVVARDLSGAREVETTVAADTELDCTATGAEGPLRDKTLDQVGRIVAQKGGSGIEFHRTREYRAGDAMHRIDWNRYARTGSLTTVEYREENAATVVVLVDARRVAYRSTTDEPHAVAYSVSAAEQLLASLHRDRNLVGLAAFGREQCWLEPGAGRSHRANAQRLLATHTAFASLPPTEEADHEEQVEQLRTRLPSAAQVVLLSPLSDQTIVETARRLDAYGHRISVISPDVTADESVGQRLAGVERENRLSELRKADIPVVEWDPETPLAAALLDRPRRVRA
- a CDS encoding DUF7269 family protein, which encodes MKGRRVTLGLAGTVALVLAVAGGANAVPVRSLVTALGNDYLLVVAIGGVGLLVAIPVLTSGRDGNLVQADMPAPERPVTVPPAGHDFDETVGSWRYRLPVVGRKRRHAVEERLRTAAVETVMRAENCSRNEAKRLVETGKWTDDSTAAAYLSSSDVSNSSAGRRVSSLLTGRTWHQHCAHRTAAEIADRGEEL
- a CDS encoding DUF7519 family protein; the encoded protein is MSAGATRTTTATQRPTRVASGLAVCIALFALWKLGASSLSLALELLGVAAFAAGVGLWRRDWLVSGSVVGFVGVAGFAGSLGVAFSAITKLSGYIRLIPGLIGVIVLALALVPARGTGSRALVKVGTALVFIGVLASGIFNAVTLGTLLLAGAATVVAWDAGEHAINVGEHLGRGQDTHEIELVHVAGTGVVALVAVEAATFSGGVGPSSLSLASLVLLLVAIVLLAVALHD